In one window of Limnohabitans sp. MORI2 DNA:
- a CDS encoding plastocyanin/azurin family copper-binding protein — protein sequence MTFAFQHHHAAMLLKYSGISFISGAVNHGFFSSERSLWTAAIGMCLFVLGAVLEHRLSDSNDEAEQTGLVKTLALGALLSIGLGFFTGGLQHFPDSPARSAWVVPLGFFISVLALALSSSYAWRRSTSAYVLMVGVLVSLGSYGAWQWLAQHPEAADAHGHSHGVEVQAHNEAGLSAWVVSRSIEMHMDDQMRFTPNRVAVQAGETIRFVVHNDGQVTHEMVLGDEAQIKAHALAMQQGAAHDDEHSHDAGAAISVPAGQRGELVVKFDKAQSLQMACLVPGHYEAGMRGTVNVQNTPAATHAHGDHKH from the coding sequence ATGACCTTTGCATTTCAACACCACCACGCAGCGATGCTGCTTAAGTACAGCGGCATCAGCTTTATCTCGGGTGCCGTGAACCACGGCTTTTTCAGTAGCGAGCGTTCGCTATGGACGGCTGCCATTGGCATGTGCTTGTTTGTGTTGGGCGCGGTTTTAGAGCATCGCCTAAGTGATAGCAACGATGAAGCAGAGCAAACGGGCTTGGTCAAAACCTTGGCTCTTGGGGCATTGCTTTCCATCGGTTTGGGTTTTTTCACGGGTGGTTTGCAGCATTTCCCAGATTCACCTGCACGCAGTGCATGGGTCGTTCCCTTGGGCTTTTTCATTTCTGTTTTGGCGTTGGCACTGAGTAGCAGTTATGCATGGCGCCGCAGCACCAGCGCCTATGTGTTGATGGTTGGCGTGTTGGTGAGTTTAGGCAGCTATGGCGCATGGCAGTGGCTGGCACAGCATCCTGAAGCGGCGGACGCGCATGGACACTCACATGGCGTAGAGGTGCAAGCACACAACGAAGCTGGCTTGAGTGCATGGGTGGTGAGTCGCAGCATCGAGATGCATATGGATGATCAGATGCGTTTCACACCCAACCGTGTGGCGGTGCAAGCGGGTGAAACCATTCGGTTTGTGGTGCACAACGATGGTCAAGTCACGCACGAAATGGTATTGGGCGACGAAGCGCAAATCAAAGCACACGCACTAGCCATGCAACAGGGCGCAGCGCATGACGATGAACATAGCCATGATGCAGGTGCGGCGATTTCAGTGCCTGCTGGGCAGCGCGGTGAGTTGGTGGTGAAGTTTGACAAAGCCCAGTCTTTGCAAATGGCGTGCTTAGTGCCCGGCCACTACGAAGCAGGCATGCGCGGTACGGTGAATGTGCAAAACACGCCCGCGGCGACACACGCGCATGGCGATCACAAGCATTGA
- the ahpF gene encoding alkyl hydroperoxide reductase subunit F has translation MLDDALKAQLQQYLGMLRQPIRLIASLDDSETGKDMGELLHTIAGLSDKVSLDTSGNDARKPSFVVAREGETQGVRFAGLPLGHEFTSLVLALLWTGGHPPKVEQDVIDSIKALNGDFNFEVYMSLTCHNCPDVVQALSLMAIVNPKVKTVVIEGGAFQKEVEERQIMAVPMVFLNGQVFGSGRMSAEEIVAKLDTGAAARDAAKLSEKAPYDVLIVGGGPAGAAAAVYAARKGIRVGVAAERFGGQVNDTMAIENYISVLETNGPKLAAELEAQVRHYDVDIMNLQRASQIVPATDKGGLTEVRLENGGVLKAKSVILSTGARWRNVNVPGEAEYKNKGVAYCPHCDGPLFKGKRVAVIGGGNSGVEAAIDLAGIVEHVTLVEFADALKADAVLVNKLKSLPNVTIHTNAQTTEITGDGSKVNGLSYKDRATDAVHHVALEGVFVQIGLVPNTEFLKGTVELSKFGEIVVDAKGHTNVPGVFAAGDCTTVPYKQIIIAAGEGSKAALSAFDYLIRQ, from the coding sequence ATGCTCGACGACGCACTCAAAGCCCAACTTCAGCAATACCTTGGCATGCTGCGCCAGCCCATCCGTTTGATCGCCTCGCTCGACGACAGCGAAACCGGCAAAGACATGGGCGAGTTGCTCCACACCATCGCTGGCCTGTCAGACAAAGTCAGTTTGGACACTTCTGGCAACGACGCACGCAAGCCCTCTTTCGTGGTGGCTCGCGAAGGCGAAACGCAAGGCGTGCGCTTTGCAGGCTTGCCACTCGGCCATGAGTTCACCTCGTTGGTGTTGGCCCTGCTCTGGACTGGTGGCCACCCACCCAAGGTGGAACAAGACGTGATCGACAGCATCAAGGCGCTGAACGGTGACTTCAACTTCGAGGTCTACATGTCCCTCACCTGCCACAACTGCCCAGACGTGGTGCAAGCGCTCTCACTCATGGCCATCGTCAACCCCAAGGTCAAGACCGTGGTGATTGAAGGCGGCGCGTTCCAGAAGGAAGTGGAAGAACGCCAAATCATGGCCGTGCCCATGGTGTTTTTGAACGGCCAAGTGTTTGGCTCGGGCCGCATGAGCGCCGAAGAAATCGTGGCCAAGCTCGACACGGGCGCTGCCGCCCGCGACGCCGCCAAGCTGAGCGAAAAAGCGCCTTATGACGTGCTCATCGTCGGCGGTGGCCCCGCTGGTGCAGCCGCTGCCGTGTACGCCGCCCGCAAAGGCATTCGCGTGGGCGTGGCCGCCGAGCGCTTTGGCGGCCAGGTGAACGACACCATGGCGATTGAAAACTACATCTCGGTGCTTGAGACCAACGGCCCCAAACTCGCTGCTGAACTCGAAGCCCAAGTGCGCCACTACGACGTGGACATCATGAACCTGCAACGCGCCAGCCAAATCGTGCCCGCTACCGACAAAGGCGGCCTGACCGAAGTGCGTTTAGAGAATGGCGGCGTGCTCAAAGCCAAGAGCGTCATCCTCTCCACTGGTGCGCGTTGGCGCAATGTGAACGTGCCAGGCGAAGCCGAGTACAAAAACAAAGGCGTGGCCTACTGCCCTCACTGCGACGGCCCTTTGTTCAAAGGCAAGCGCGTGGCCGTGATTGGCGGCGGCAACTCCGGCGTCGAAGCCGCCATTGACTTGGCCGGCATCGTGGAGCACGTCACGCTCGTTGAATTTGCCGATGCGTTGAAAGCCGATGCGGTGTTGGTCAACAAGCTCAAGAGCTTGCCCAACGTGACCATTCACACCAATGCGCAGACCACCGAAATCACCGGCGACGGCAGCAAGGTCAATGGCCTGAGCTACAAAGACCGCGCCACGGACGCTGTGCACCACGTTGCGTTAGAAGGCGTGTTTGTGCAAATTGGCTTGGTGCCCAACACCGAGTTTTTGAAAGGCACTGTGGAGCTCAGCAAGTTCGGCGAAATCGTGGTGGACGCCAAAGGCCACACCAACGTGCCCGGCGTGTTTGCGGCGGGCGACTGCACCACCGTGCCCTACAAGCAAATCATCATCGCGGCGGGCGAGGGGTCAAAGGCGGCGTTGTCGGCGTTTGATTATTTGATTCGTCAATAA
- the ahpC gene encoding alkyl hydroperoxide reductase subunit C: protein MSLINTQVQPFKAQAFHNGKFIEVTEKSLHGKWSVLIFMPAAFTFNCPTEIEDAADHYAEFQKAGAEVYIVTTDTHFSHKVWHETSPAVGKAKFPLVGDPTHALTNAFGVHIAEEGLALRGTFVINPEGVIKTLEIHSNEIARDVSETLRKLTAAQYTAANPGQVCPAKWKEGAKTLAPSIDLVGKI, encoded by the coding sequence ATGTCTCTGATCAATACACAAGTTCAGCCATTCAAAGCCCAAGCTTTCCACAACGGCAAGTTCATCGAAGTGACCGAAAAAAGCCTGCACGGCAAATGGTCTGTTTTGATCTTCATGCCTGCGGCTTTCACGTTCAACTGCCCCACCGAAATCGAAGACGCAGCCGACCACTACGCTGAGTTCCAAAAAGCCGGTGCAGAGGTCTACATCGTCACCACCGACACCCACTTCTCGCACAAGGTGTGGCACGAAACATCGCCCGCTGTGGGCAAAGCCAAATTCCCCTTGGTGGGCGACCCAACTCACGCATTGACCAACGCCTTTGGCGTGCACATTGCTGAAGAAGGTTTGGCACTGCGCGGCACTTTCGTGATCAACCCCGAAGGCGTCATCAAGACTTTGGAAATCCACTCCAACGAAATCGCGCGCGACGTGTCTGAAACATTGCGCAAGTTGACTGCTGCTCAGTACACCGCCGCCAACCCCGGTCAAGTGTGCCCAGCCAAGTGGAAAGAAGGCGCGAAGACTTTGGCTCCTTCCATCGACTTGGTCGGCAAGATCTAA